In Dyadobacter sp. NIV53, a single window of DNA contains:
- a CDS encoding MOSC domain-containing protein produces the protein MTLSEIWIYPVKSLSGIRLTHAEVEEKGLKYDRRWMIIDENGVFVTQRSFHKMALIDVELLSDSLVLSYRPENNNQISVPFQPISANPLTVTIWDDETDALTVSDEADKWLSDVLERNVRLVIMPESAERKADPRYAKNEENVSFADGFPFLIISQASLDQLNSRLAEPIEMKRFRPNFVVTGTTPHEEDGWKSVQIGNIQFDIVKPCARCVLTTVDPETGGKGPEPLKTLATYRRVNNKILFGQNVVARDFGKINEGDRLILL, from the coding sequence ATGACCCTTTCAGAAATATGGATTTATCCTGTTAAATCTCTTTCCGGCATCCGTCTTACCCATGCAGAAGTTGAAGAAAAGGGTTTAAAATACGATCGCCGCTGGATGATTATTGACGAAAACGGCGTGTTTGTTACCCAGCGTAGTTTCCATAAAATGGCTCTGATTGATGTAGAACTCCTTTCCGATAGTCTTGTACTTTCCTACCGGCCGGAAAACAATAACCAGATTTCAGTTCCTTTTCAACCCATATCTGCCAATCCTTTAACCGTAACAATTTGGGACGACGAAACGGATGCTTTAACCGTAAGTGACGAAGCAGATAAATGGCTAAGTGATGTGTTAGAAAGAAATGTCAGACTGGTTATCATGCCTGAATCCGCTGAACGTAAGGCGGATCCAAGATATGCAAAAAATGAAGAAAACGTAAGTTTTGCGGATGGCTTTCCTTTTCTGATCATCTCTCAGGCATCTCTGGATCAATTGAACAGCCGTTTAGCGGAACCGATTGAAATGAAGCGTTTCCGACCCAATTTTGTTGTGACCGGTACTACTCCTCATGAAGAAGACGGGTGGAAGTCAGTCCAGATTGGAAATATACAATTTGACATTGTTAAACCATGTGCCCGTTGTGTACTTACAACTGTTGACCCGGAAACCGGTGGAAAAGGGCCTGAACCTTTAAAAACACTGGCTACGTATAGGAGAGTAAATAATAAAATACTTTTTGGGCAAAATGTTGTAGCCAGGGATTTTGGTAAAATAAATGAAGGAGACCGGCTAATACTTCTGTAA
- the lpxA gene encoding acyl-ACP--UDP-N-acetylglucosamine O-acyltransferase, with protein sequence MTQSLAYIHSDAKISQNVEIEPFAMIHKDVEIGEGTWIGSHAVINSGARIGKNCRIYPGAVISATPQDLKYNNEYTLTIIGDNTTIREYATISRGTEEHWKTVVGADCLIMAYAHVAHDCRVGNNCIIGNNVQMAGHVHVGEYAIISALSAVHQFVKIGSHAFVSGASLVRKDVPPFTKAAREPISYAGINSVGLRRRGYSNEKIVDIQNIYRYIYMRGLNNAEALQKVELELPPSNERDVIINFIRNSERGIMKSPFQSNGTGESEAQP encoded by the coding sequence ATGACACAATCGTTAGCATATATTCATTCTGATGCTAAGATTAGCCAGAATGTAGAAATTGAACCTTTTGCGATGATCCACAAAGATGTGGAAATAGGTGAAGGTACCTGGATAGGCTCGCATGCCGTTATCAATTCCGGTGCCCGTATTGGTAAAAACTGCCGTATTTATCCTGGTGCTGTAATTTCAGCTACACCGCAGGATTTAAAATATAATAATGAGTATACCTTAACAATTATTGGTGATAATACCACGATCCGGGAATATGCAACCATTAGCCGGGGAACGGAAGAGCACTGGAAAACAGTCGTAGGTGCCGATTGCCTGATTATGGCTTATGCACACGTAGCACATGATTGCCGGGTTGGGAATAACTGCATTATTGGTAATAATGTACAAATGGCAGGTCACGTTCACGTTGGAGAATACGCTATTATCAGTGCATTAAGTGCTGTTCATCAGTTTGTTAAAATAGGGTCGCATGCTTTTGTTTCCGGCGCTTCGCTGGTTCGTAAAGATGTTCCTCCATTTACCAAAGCAGCGCGTGAGCCTATTTCCTACGCGGGAATCAACTCAGTAGGATTGCGCAGACGTGGTTACAGCAATGAAAAGATCGTGGACATTCAGAATATTTACCGTTATATCTACATGCGTGGCCTCAATAATGCTGAGGCTTTACAGAAGGTCGAACTGGAATTGCCGCCATCTAATGAAAGAGATGTCATTATTAATTTCATACGTAATTCTGAAAGAGGAATTATGAAAAGTCCATTTCAGTCAAACGGAACAGGAGAGTCTGAAGCGCAGCCTTAA
- a CDS encoding bifunctional UDP-3-O-[3-hydroxymyristoyl] N-acetylglucosamine deacetylase/3-hydroxyacyl-ACP dehydratase yields MNEKQQTISKSVSVTGVGLHTGVVATMTFVPAPANYGYKFQRVDLPDQPIVDADVDNVVDLSRGTTIEQNGARIHTVEHTLAALVGLQIDNVLIQLDGPEPPIMDGSSIKFVDALTDAGIEEQNAYRNYFEVPEYVHYKNAETELVALPLSDYRLTVMVDYNSTVISSQHASLNDITLFKDDIAKCRTFVFLHELEALYKQNLIKGGDVTNAIVIVDRDVKDGELDHLSQLLNKPKVSVDKSKGILNNVDLHYPNEMARHKLLDLIGDLALIGRPIKAQILAARPGHAANVALAKKIKKLIKSGKGNIPQYDPTKKPVFDINQIGQLLAHRYPFQMIDKIIALDENSVVGVKNVTINEQFFLGHFPGNPVMPGVLQLEAMAQTGGILVLTSVPDPDNYWPYLIGIDACRFRRNVFPGDTVIFKCEFTSPMKRGIVKMSGRGYVSGQLVCEADMIASLVKKK; encoded by the coding sequence ATGAACGAAAAACAGCAAACCATTTCAAAGTCCGTATCCGTTACGGGAGTGGGTTTACATACCGGTGTAGTAGCAACAATGACATTCGTGCCCGCACCGGCCAATTACGGATACAAATTCCAGCGTGTCGATTTACCTGATCAGCCCATTGTAGATGCTGATGTGGATAATGTAGTAGATCTGTCGCGTGGTACAACAATTGAGCAGAATGGTGCACGGATTCATACCGTGGAACATACACTGGCTGCCCTGGTTGGTTTGCAGATTGATAATGTGTTAATTCAGCTGGATGGTCCTGAGCCGCCTATTATGGATGGGAGTTCTATCAAATTTGTAGATGCCTTGACAGATGCAGGGATTGAAGAACAGAACGCATACCGTAATTATTTTGAAGTACCCGAATACGTTCATTACAAAAATGCAGAAACAGAACTGGTAGCTTTGCCTCTTTCTGATTACCGCCTGACTGTAATGGTTGACTACAATTCTACCGTAATAAGTAGTCAGCATGCATCTTTGAATGATATTACTTTATTCAAGGACGATATAGCAAAGTGCAGAACTTTTGTTTTTTTACACGAACTGGAAGCATTATATAAGCAAAACCTGATAAAAGGAGGGGATGTAACCAATGCTATCGTTATCGTTGATCGTGACGTAAAAGATGGAGAACTGGATCATTTGTCACAATTGCTGAATAAACCTAAGGTGAGTGTTGACAAATCAAAGGGAATACTCAACAATGTAGACCTGCATTATCCTAATGAAATGGCAAGGCATAAGCTTCTCGATCTGATTGGAGATCTTGCACTTATCGGCCGTCCTATTAAAGCACAGATATTAGCAGCAAGGCCTGGACATGCTGCTAATGTTGCCCTGGCCAAAAAAATCAAAAAGCTGATTAAATCCGGCAAAGGCAATATTCCTCAATATGATCCGACTAAAAAACCGGTATTTGATATTAACCAGATCGGGCAGTTATTAGCACATCGTTATCCGTTTCAAATGATTGATAAAATCATTGCTTTGGATGAAAACAGTGTTGTTGGTGTAAAAAATGTAACGATTAACGAGCAGTTTTTTTTAGGTCATTTTCCCGGCAACCCCGTAATGCCAGGTGTTTTGCAATTAGAAGCAATGGCTCAGACTGGCGGTATTCTGGTATTGACGAGTGTTCCAGACCCTGATAATTACTGGCCTTACCTGATCGGAATTGACGCATGTCGTTTCCGTCGCAATGTGTTTCCGGGTGATACCGTTATATTTAAATGTGAATTTACCTCTCCGATGAAAAGGGGTATTGTAAAGATGAGCGGCCGTGGATATGTTTCCGGGCAGCTAGTATGTGAAGCAGACATGATCGCAAGCTTGGTAAAGAAAAAATGA
- the lpxD gene encoding UDP-3-O-(3-hydroxymyristoyl)glucosamine N-acyltransferase: MKFTVSEIAQMLDGVIVGNEGITISSAAKIEEGQPGCISFLANNKYEPYVYTTQSSAVIVNKDFIPKKEVNTTLIYVDNAYSAFTILLEEYQKRLSKVKSGVEQPSFFGENSQMGTGGYRGAFSYIGKNCIIGNDVIIYPHSYLGDNVLVGDNSIIHPGVRIYDNTVIGKNCTVFANTVIGSDGFGFAPQPDGTYKTIPQLGNVILEDNVSVGANTTIDCATMGSTIIRKGAKVDNLVQIAHNVEIGKNTVIAAQSGVSGSTQIGEQCVIAGQVGISGHLSIANHTKIGAQSGLGKSIKKEGLSLSGSPARDLTEHLRSMASMRKLPDMEERLKSLERKKEASEIHERN, encoded by the coding sequence ATGAAATTTACTGTCAGCGAGATTGCACAAATGCTTGATGGAGTTATTGTTGGAAATGAGGGAATTACGATTAGTTCGGCTGCTAAGATAGAAGAAGGTCAGCCTGGTTGTATATCTTTTCTTGCCAATAATAAGTACGAACCTTATGTCTACACTACACAGTCTTCTGCAGTAATTGTTAACAAAGATTTTATCCCGAAAAAGGAGGTAAATACTACTTTAATATATGTCGATAACGCATATTCTGCATTTACCATTCTTCTGGAAGAATACCAGAAAAGGCTTTCAAAAGTAAAATCAGGAGTAGAACAGCCTAGTTTTTTTGGCGAAAACAGTCAGATGGGTACAGGCGGATACAGAGGAGCTTTTTCCTACATTGGTAAGAATTGTATCATTGGAAATGATGTTATCATATATCCCCATTCTTATTTGGGAGACAATGTTTTAGTTGGTGATAACAGTATCATTCATCCGGGAGTGCGGATTTACGATAATACGGTAATTGGTAAAAACTGTACGGTTTTTGCAAATACAGTGATCGGGAGTGATGGTTTTGGATTTGCACCGCAGCCGGACGGTACTTATAAAACAATTCCTCAGTTAGGTAACGTAATCTTGGAAGATAATGTAAGCGTTGGTGCCAATACCACAATTGATTGCGCCACGATGGGCTCCACAATTATAAGAAAAGGGGCGAAAGTGGATAATCTTGTGCAGATAGCACATAATGTTGAGATTGGAAAAAATACTGTAATTGCAGCCCAATCGGGTGTTTCAGGATCCACACAGATCGGCGAGCAATGTGTGATTGCCGGGCAGGTGGGTATTTCCGGACACCTTTCAATAGCAAATCATACCAAAATCGGTGCCCAGAGTGGTTTAGGTAAATCAATTAAAAAAGAAGGGCTGTCACTTTCCGGCTCACCGGCTCGGGATCTTACGGAACATTTGCGTTCAATGGCTTCAATGAGAAAACTTCCTGATATGGAGGAAAGATTGAAAAGCCTGGAACGCAAAAAAGAGGCTTCTGAAATTCACGAAAGAAATTAG
- a CDS encoding HD domain-containing protein: MNKRKIINDPVYGFITICSDLLFDLVEHPYFQRLRRIKQLGLADVVYPGALHTRFHHALGAMHLMSQALKSLQEKGHQIWDTESESAQAAILLHDLGHGPFSHVLESVLMPGVEHESVTLVLMKDLNKQMNGKLDMAIQMFEGTYPRKFFHQMISSQLDMDRMDYLKRDSFYTGVIEGSIGADRLIKMLDISGDQLVVEEKGLLSIENFLHARRLMYWQVYLHKTLLSAQAMLTQILYRARELSRNGEVLFATPDFSKFLKNTYSLIDFELEPDLLKSFNGLDDNDVWASVKGWTIHHDPVLSTLSKMLLDRKLFKITFMDTPPDEVILSPLREKLLQSGITEQQMPYFLVTGVTTNWAYEKEQDPIQVQMKDGKLLDIADASDIPTIEALTKIVRKYYVCWGKNVSLRG, translated from the coding sequence TTGAACAAACGAAAAATTATCAATGACCCGGTTTATGGCTTTATAACCATATGTTCCGATTTGCTGTTTGATCTGGTTGAACATCCTTACTTTCAGAGGTTAAGGCGGATCAAACAGTTAGGATTAGCGGATGTTGTTTATCCGGGAGCTCTGCATACCCGTTTTCATCATGCATTGGGTGCGATGCATCTGATGAGCCAGGCTTTAAAATCTTTGCAGGAAAAGGGCCATCAGATTTGGGATACGGAATCGGAATCTGCACAGGCTGCCATACTTTTACATGATTTGGGGCATGGGCCTTTTTCACATGTACTGGAAAGTGTACTGATGCCAGGCGTTGAGCACGAGTCTGTCACTTTGGTGTTGATGAAAGACCTGAACAAACAAATGAATGGCAAGCTGGATATGGCCATACAAATGTTTGAAGGTACGTACCCTCGAAAATTCTTTCATCAGATGATTTCCAGTCAGCTGGATATGGATCGCATGGATTATCTGAAACGCGACAGTTTTTACACAGGTGTAATTGAAGGCTCTATCGGTGCCGACCGGCTTATCAAAATGCTTGATATCAGTGGGGATCAACTGGTAGTAGAAGAAAAGGGATTATTAAGTATTGAGAATTTTCTGCACGCAAGACGGCTTATGTACTGGCAGGTATATTTGCATAAAACATTGTTGAGTGCACAAGCCATGCTTACCCAGATTTTGTACCGGGCACGGGAATTGTCAAGAAACGGAGAGGTTTTATTTGCAACCCCTGATTTCTCGAAATTCCTGAAAAATACTTACTCACTGATCGATTTTGAATTAGAGCCGGATTTGCTCAAATCTTTCAACGGATTGGATGATAATGACGTATGGGCTTCTGTAAAAGGTTGGACAATACATCATGATCCGGTGCTTTCAACATTAAGTAAAATGTTGCTGGACAGGAAATTATTTAAAATTACATTTATGGATACACCGCCGGATGAAGTGATATTGAGTCCGTTACGTGAAAAACTTTTACAGTCGGGGATTACAGAACAGCAAATGCCCTATTTTTTAGTTACCGGTGTGACCACCAATTGGGCTTATGAAAAAGAACAGGATCCGATACAAGTCCAAATGAAAGATGGTAAATTATTGGATATCGCAGATGCATCCGACATTCCGACCATTGAAGCATTAACCAAGATTGTGCGTAAGTATTATGTATGTTGGGGTAAAAATGTATCTTTGCGTGGTTAG
- a CDS encoding LuxR C-terminal-related transcriptional regulator, giving the protein MGLSINTVQEFIKRMMKKMKVNRTTDLVVLAIKTGLYVP; this is encoded by the coding sequence ATGGGCCTGAGCATTAATACCGTCCAGGAATTTATTAAACGAATGATGAAAAAGATGAAGGTAAACCGGACCACGGATCTCGTAGTGCTGGCAATTAAGACCGGGCTTTATGTGCCTTGA
- a CDS encoding response regulator transcription factor: MTIAIIDDHKLLGQTLKLLLENNLDKTDIRVYSEANVFLKEPFTDWKPDLVIVDFFMPGMNAIEMITVVQPRLPEAKFIILTSLSDTAMIREAFRIGISGYVTKDAADIELLEAIETVMKGGKYINLSMKDKLVNNIFSDQNEEYRLSPREEEVLKKYVREIRQKKLLIKWA; this comes from the coding sequence ATGACCATTGCCATTATTGACGATCACAAATTATTGGGACAAACGCTAAAACTGTTACTTGAAAATAACCTGGATAAAACGGACATCAGGGTTTATTCAGAAGCAAATGTTTTTCTTAAAGAGCCATTTACGGATTGGAAACCAGACCTGGTGATCGTTGATTTTTTTATGCCAGGTATGAATGCAATTGAGATGATCACTGTCGTTCAGCCCCGTTTGCCTGAGGCCAAATTTATTATCCTGACTTCTCTGTCTGACACCGCGATGATCAGAGAAGCATTTAGAATTGGAATTTCAGGATACGTTACCAAAGATGCGGCTGATATAGAACTGCTCGAGGCAATAGAAACGGTCATGAAAGGCGGGAAGTACATAAACCTTTCGATGAAAGACAAACTAGTCAATAACATTTTTTCTGACCAGAATGAAGAGTACCGCCTTTCGCCAAGGGAAGAAGAAGTACTAAAAAAATATGTTCGGGAAATACGCCAAAAGAAATTGCTAATCAAATGGGCCTGA